The Maridesulfovibrio sp. genomic sequence GAAAAATTTTCAGAGGGAGATGAAGTTTTCGCCACTGGAGATTTTGACCAGTCCGCCTACTACCTGATCAGCGGCACCATGGAAGCCTATCTGGATCAAGGAAAGACCAATATCCAATCTTTTAAGGAAGGGGATTTCGTGGGCGCTTTGTCACTCATCGGAAATTCTAAACGGTTGTTTACACTCAAGGCAACTTCCGATTGTGTCTGCATTCGTCTTACCAGTGAAAAATTCAAGAAAGCGCAGGAACAATATCCTGTAATCAGCAAAAAATTCTTGAAAGCAACAGTTGACATGATCAGCCACTGGGAAGAAAGATTTATTACCAACTACAACCCTGGGTGTTCCGGATGTACTTCCGGAATCGGTCTGACCCTTATTTAGATCAAGCTTTATAGGCTGACAGGAATGATGTTATGAACAAAATACTTTTGATGACTATGACTGCCCTGCTGCTGGTTGTCTCCAGTGCTGCGGCTGCCCAGAATGCACCTGAATCCGTTGCTGGAATTACGATTGGTAACAATGTTTCTACTGTTCGCTCTCTTCTTGAGATGAAATCAAAGACTTCCCCCTGGCAAGAAGAATACATCACAAGAATCGGCTTGAAGGATATTGAAGGATACAAGGGCGGATACGTTGTTGTGGGTAATTGCAAACGTAAAGACATTCTCCTGCGTATGAAACTCAAGTATCAGGATGAAAGCATGGAATTTTTCAATAAGCTGTACAGCAAAATTGAAAAAAGGTTCGGTAAGCCCGATGACTGGCGCGGCAACCCCTTCGGCACCCTCAAGGTCTGGAAATGGTCTCTTGGCGATGCAGACGGCAATGTAAGCCTTATTTTGCAACATTTCAGTGGAGATGACGACTCCATCACCAAAGGAAATTGCATACGGCTCTCCCGTCCTTCATGGATTGAAGAGGAAATGGAATGCTGGGAAAAAATGCATCCTCCTGTTACCGGAAAACCCATTCCGGCCAAAATGGAAGGCATAAACTGGTTCTTACCATACTAAGCACAGCTGTTACTTTGTTTTAATGATCAAAGCCTCCCTGCGTAGCGTAGGGAGGCTTTCTAATTTGTAACATTTTCGGCTGTTCTGTACCTGTAAGAATACATATTCAGATTTAAAAACTACACCAACTAGCAGACAGTATCAGTGAAAAGCATTTAAACATTATCCGTAAACTTCTGGTTGATTTCACTAAAGCTGAAATTCATAAAACCATTCACTTTATGATCTTCTGTCCCTTATTTCTCCAGTTTAAACACAGCACAGGTATTCTCAAGAGCTAATACATAGAAAGGCATTATGCTTTAAGAACTACAGCCTAAATCATTTTTATACCAACAGAAAAGGCCCTGCTCTCACGAACAGGGCCTTTTGACTTAACATGTGTAATCAGCTGAGAGCTACTTCTTGTTCAGCTTGAGTTCCTGAGGGAACACAGGCAGGTAGCGGTAGCAGAGGCTGAGTACCAGAGCACCGTAAGCGCAGATCATCAGGGTGGTGGCCCATTCTGCCCAGTTTGGTGCATAGGTTTCCCAGTGATCAAAAGGCATAACCGGGATTGCGATAGTCTGGACAGTGAAGACGTAACGGTTGATGGTCACACCAATGCAGTCCAGAATTGCTGCTGAGTACAGCAGGCTGGGGTTGTTCCTGATGGAAGGAGTGATCAGCATGATTGCGGGAACGATGCCGCAAAGCACGATCTCAGTCCAGAGCAGCCACTGACCGTAAATGTTACCGTGGAACATCTGTTCGAAGGTAAGACCGACGGAAGGCAGGTAACCGACTGCCCATGCCCAGGTATCAATGATCTTGAAGAACATGTATACGCAAAGCATGGTACCAGCGATTTTACCCATCAGAGCTTTAACTTTGTAGTCCACCAGCTTCTTACCGGTCATCTTCTCGATGAGGGTGCAAACCAGCACTGTGAAAACAGGACCGGACCCCACAGCGGAGAGAACGAAGAGGAAGAAAGTCCAGGGCCAGATGAAGAAACCTTCACGGAAGGCGTAAGGACGGCCGAACATAACACCGTACATACCACCGAGAGAACCCTGGTGGAAAGTAGACAGGAAGGTTCCGATACCTGCGAACAATGCCATATTCACGTGCAGGTGATGGGCAAAGTGGTGCAGGAAAGGAATCTTGTTCAGCTGCTTCTGCTCCAAAACCAGCGGAATGAATTCTATGATCAGAACTGTGCAGTAACAGGTAATACAGAAGATAACTTCTGTGAGCATGGAGTGCACGTTAGGGTGCCAGTAACCGAACCATGCGCGGATAGGCTGCCCGATGTCCATGGTCAGAATGAGCATGGCGCCGGAGTAGCACAGAAATCCGAGAATTACTGCGAGGTTAATAATATTCTTAAGTTGATCAATCTTGAGGATGTACTTGAGGAAACCGGTGAAGAATGCACCGGCACCAAGAGCGATAACCGCAAGGTCGAAAGTAATCCAGAGGCCGAACCCGAAGTAGTTGTCAAGGCCGGTTACGCCGATACCGTAATAGAAAATCTGTACGGCAGCGTAGACGCCCCAGAGCAGGATTGCGGTAGGAAACACCATCCAAAGCAGAAACTTGGGCAGTCCGCAACGTTTTACGCCTTCGGGGAAGAGATTGCTATCCATGGTAAACCTCCCTCCTAGTGCTTGTCTTCAGCTACGTGGTTATCACTCTGCTCACGAACCCAGTCACGACGGCTGATATAGTAAACCTGAGGTTCCATTCCGATAGACTCCAGAATGCGGAAAGCATTGGGACTCTTGATCAGTTCATGAACTTTGTGCTCAGGATTCTTGGAATCACCGAAGGAAATTGCGCCGGTGGGGCAGGCTTCCAGACATGCAGGCTGGTACCAGCCGTCAGGCAGCTTGTTAGGGTCCATACCTTCATTACGGGCACGCTGACGTGCATTGAGCAATCTGGAATGGCAGAAGTTACATTTCTCAACAACACCACGCGGACGGGAAGAAGTTGAGGGGGACAGAGCTTTGTCCATGCCTCCGGGCCATACCGGATCAAGCCAGCCGAAGTAGCGAGCGTGGTAAGGACATGCTGCCATGCAGTACCTGCAACCGATGCAACGGGGGTAAATCTGGCTGACGATTCCGCCTTCTTCGTCCTTGGTAGTAGCAACTACGGGACAGACGGGAACGCAGGCAGGGTGTCCGCACTGCATACAGGGTCTGGGCAGGTAGGCGACTTCCCTGTTGGGAAATTCCTTACCGTTATTGAGTTCGTACACAAGCATCCAGGTAAGGGTCTTAAGCTTGTTAGACCCTTCTTCCATGGGAGCTATGTTATTTTCAGCCTGGCAGGACACCATACAAGCACCGCAACCGGTACACTTGTCGACATCGACTACCATGGTCCATTTAGTATCAAATTCTATGTGTTGCATAACGTGAATCCCCTGACTTTAATTTAGGCGATGCTCACGAAAGAACTGGTCCACACGGATAAACCGGTGCCGGACTCAGTGCCAACAGTGAGAAGTTTGGAGATGTTTTCGCCCTTACCGCTGGAGTATGCATCCCATGCGGTGTGACCGAATCCAAGAGGTGCGGCGATAACATCATTCATTACGCCTTCATTAATGTGGATTCTTACAGCGCACTCTCCGCCCGCTCCGCCAAGCTTGACCTTGGAACCTTCAGACACGCCCAATTTCTTTGCGGTCTTGGAGTTGACCTGAACCACAAGGTCTTTGCCCAGCAGCTCGAACTTGCTGATAGCAACCACGTTCAATGGCGGGATGGCCACAGTGGGAGTACCGAAGATGAGCTTGGAATAAGGAGCGAGAGCAATTTCTCCGCCCTTGGGCATAGTGACCGCCTTGGAAAGAACAGAGGCTGCAAACTTGATGGAATCTGATTCAATTGAATCGGAAACATAAGCAGCACCTTCAACAAGGGAATCCCAGTCAGCGCCTGCTTTTTCGGCCTTGGCCTGATAAACTGCGTCTGCTGATTCATATCCAAGGTCGATACCCAGTCCGGAAGCCACGCCGAGAATAACATCTACAGTGGGCTTGCTGTTGTAGAGAGGCTCTGCAACAGGAGCACTGGCTGCGAGCATTGCAGCACCGACGCCATAAGGAGTCTGTGCATCTTCAAAACGCTCATAGCTGGTGGGGTTGGGCATAATCAGGTCAGCTTTGGAAGCTGTCTCATCCATATAAGTACTGAAGCTTACAAGGAAGCCCGCTTTTTCAAAAGCAGGAGCCAGAGCTGTGTTCTGAGGCAGGGCGTAAACCGGGTTGGCTTCATAAGCCATCATGACTTCGGGAGCTGCGACTTTATCTGCAGCGATACCTGCAAGATAAGCAACAAAATCCTTGACAGCCAGTTCGGAACGTCCTTCTGCCGCATCAATAGCTTTGGGCAGTTCAGGGAGAATCTTCATACCACCGTCTTTATTGACGCTTCCGGCCAGCATATTAACTGCGGCAGCGGCAATAACATCAGCTGCGCCTGCGCCCTGAGCGAACTCGGAACCGGCAACAACAACAGGAGCTGAAGACTTCATGATACGCTTGGCAAGTGCTGCCATTTCCACTCCTGCTACGCCGGTTGCTTTCTCCACTTTGTCGGGAGAGAATCTGGACATAACCAGAGTCTTGAAATCGGCGAAATCGGAAGCGGAAGCGGAAGCTCCGGCCTTAAGCATGTGGTAAGCAAGACCGAGACAGAAAATGGCGCCAGTGCCGGGGGCTACCGGAATCCATTTATCTGCAGCGGCTGCAGTGTTGTTCTGGAAAGAACCGGCATAGACATAAGTAGTTTTGATATCTTCACCGGTGGGGCGGCTTTCAGCGTAAACACGCTGGTTTCTCACAACCGAACCCCAGGAATCCATGGCATCGGCACCGACAAAAAGGACGAAATCGGAATTGTCCAGATCATAACCGATCTGACCTTTTCCGCCCATGCTGGCAAGAGCCACGGCAGCACCCTGCTCTTCACAGGGCATCAGGTAACAGTCCGCGCCCATTTCAGAGGCGAACCCGGACAGAACCTCAGTTGCAGTACCAGTAGCATCACCGGAAACAACAGCGAGTTTGCCTTTCTGTCCCTTAACAGCAGCGAGTTTCTCAGAGAGAAGCTTCTCAGCATCTTCCCAAGAAATTGACTCGTATTTGCCTTCCGCAATCTTTTTCATAGGACCATTGATGCGGGAAGGGCTGTACATGAGCTGGGGACCGCTGGCGCTGACAGGATCAACACCGCCCTTGCTCATTTCGTTTTCTGCATTACCTCTGGTAAGGTAAGGGCTTCCGCCTACTGATTTAACAATCTCCGCACAGGGGCTCGCGCCGAATTTGGCGACGGAAGCCTGCTCTGTGAGTGCACCGTATTTCAGCCTGGGAATCCAGGGCCAGTTCTGCGACCAGATAGAAGCGTCATCCAGAGTTTTCCAAATTACAGGGGTGAAGAGTGAACCAACTACACCACCTGTTACCAATTGAATAAAAGTTCTGCGATCAATACCCATTGCAGTCCCTCACTTACTTATGGCAGACGTAACATGCGTTGCTGGTACCAACTTCCGCATGACAGCGTTCACACTGCCACATCTTCATGGTCTGCTTGCTGTAACCGCTGATTCTGTTTTCGTAATACGTCGGCAGCGTGTCGCTATTGCCTACGTCGGGATGGCAATCCGTACACTCGAAGCCTTGGTGTGCCATGTGCGAAAAGTAAACGTTATCAGGCTGATACTGATACACCAGCCAGGGTACTTCCACACCCTTCTGCAGATACTCGGTCACGTAGACTTCTTCAGCTTCGGATTCACCGAGAACGTCTTCATGACACTCAGCACACTTCTCATTGGAAGGCAGACCGGCAAAGGAGCCGTCTTCCAAAAACATGTGACATGACTCACAGTCCATACCTTCGCCTTCAACATGAACCTTGTGACTGAAATTGATCGGCTGAGTCTTCTGGCTATAAATAACCTGCGGGAAAACCCACCAACCGACGATCAGGCTCGCAAGGACACCGATGAAGAAAGGAAGAACTCCTCCACACTGCTTCGATGTTCTTTTCTCCTCCATAACCTCGCCCCACTACTCCTTAAGTTTTGTGAAACATAAACAACCAATTAACGCCACTTCTTCTAAAATAGAGAATCTTTCTATGTCAAGAGAATATGAAACTTTTCACAAACTCAACAAAAGAAAAAAACTCACTATTTTCCAACAAAGGGGTGCGGAAAAGTGGTTTTAAAACACCTTCCGATTCTCAGATTAAAATTCAAATAACGAATCAAACTGAGCTAGAAAAGGAAGCTCACGGTCTTTATCCGAAAGTACCGGATTTTCAGTACTCCAGTCGATATCAAGCTCCGGATCATCCCACCGTATACCGGCCTCGCAACCGGGGGTGTATCCGTAATCGACCTTGTACATAAACTCGCTTTCCTCAGTCAGGGTTTCATAACCGTGTGCAAATCCCTTAGGGATAAACAGCCTGAGAAAGTTATCCGCCGATAGTTCAATTTTGAACGTTCTCCGGTATGTCGGTGACCCTTTTCGCAGGTCCACAACCACATCGTTGACCGCTCCCCTCGTTACCCAGACAAGCTTTGACTGAGCATGAGGGGGAGTCTGCAAATGAAGA encodes the following:
- a CDS encoding cyclic nucleotide-binding domain-containing protein, translated to MAAETSEYQEHLEIMREIPYFSGLDLEAQKLIAYLCVREKFSEGDEVFATGDFDQSAYYLISGTMEAYLDQGKTNIQSFKEGDFVGALSLIGNSKRLFTLKATSDCVCIRLTSEKFKKAQEQYPVISKKFLKATVDMISHWEERFITNYNPGCSGCTSGIGLTLI
- the rfbC gene encoding dTDP-4-dehydrorhamnose 3,5-epimerase; translated protein: MKLIETEFPGLVVIEPKVFRDRRGFFLESFNKKVFAENGLPTDFVQDNHAYSSGLGVIRGLHLQTPPHAQSKLVWVTRGAVNDVVVDLRKGSPTYRRTFKIELSADNFLRLFIPKGFAHGYETLTEESEFMYKVDYGYTPGCEAGIRWDDPELDIDWSTENPVLSDKDRELPFLAQFDSLFEF
- the qrcD gene encoding menaquinone reductase integral membrane subunit QrcD — protein: MDSNLFPEGVKRCGLPKFLLWMVFPTAILLWGVYAAVQIFYYGIGVTGLDNYFGFGLWITFDLAVIALGAGAFFTGFLKYILKIDQLKNIINLAVILGFLCYSGAMLILTMDIGQPIRAWFGYWHPNVHSMLTEVIFCITCYCTVLIIEFIPLVLEQKQLNKIPFLHHFAHHLHVNMALFAGIGTFLSTFHQGSLGGMYGVMFGRPYAFREGFFIWPWTFFLFVLSAVGSGPVFTVLVCTLIEKMTGKKLVDYKVKALMGKIAGTMLCVYMFFKIIDTWAWAVGYLPSVGLTFEQMFHGNIYGQWLLWTEIVLCGIVPAIMLITPSIRNNPSLLYSAAILDCIGVTINRYVFTVQTIAIPVMPFDHWETYAPNWAEWATTLMICAYGALVLSLCYRYLPVFPQELKLNKK
- the qrcA gene encoding menaquinone reductase multiheme cytochrome c subunit QrcA: MEEKRTSKQCGGVLPFFIGVLASLIVGWWVFPQVIYSQKTQPINFSHKVHVEGEGMDCESCHMFLEDGSFAGLPSNEKCAECHEDVLGESEAEEVYVTEYLQKGVEVPWLVYQYQPDNVYFSHMAHQGFECTDCHPDVGNSDTLPTYYENRISGYSKQTMKMWQCERCHAEVGTSNACYVCHK
- the qrcC gene encoding menaquinone reductase iron-sulfur cluster-binding subunit QrcC, coding for MQHIEFDTKWTMVVDVDKCTGCGACMVSCQAENNIAPMEEGSNKLKTLTWMLVYELNNGKEFPNREVAYLPRPCMQCGHPACVPVCPVVATTKDEEGGIVSQIYPRCIGCRYCMAACPYHARYFGWLDPVWPGGMDKALSPSTSSRPRGVVEKCNFCHSRLLNARQRARNEGMDPNKLPDGWYQPACLEACPTGAISFGDSKNPEHKVHELIKSPNAFRILESIGMEPQVYYISRRDWVREQSDNHVAEDKH
- the qrcB gene encoding menaquinone reductase molybdopterin-binding-like subunit QrcB; protein product: MGIDRRTFIQLVTGGVVGSLFTPVIWKTLDDASIWSQNWPWIPRLKYGALTEQASVAKFGASPCAEIVKSVGGSPYLTRGNAENEMSKGGVDPVSASGPQLMYSPSRINGPMKKIAEGKYESISWEDAEKLLSEKLAAVKGQKGKLAVVSGDATGTATEVLSGFASEMGADCYLMPCEEQGAAVALASMGGKGQIGYDLDNSDFVLFVGADAMDSWGSVVRNQRVYAESRPTGEDIKTTYVYAGSFQNNTAAAADKWIPVAPGTGAIFCLGLAYHMLKAGASASASDFADFKTLVMSRFSPDKVEKATGVAGVEMAALAKRIMKSSAPVVVAGSEFAQGAGAADVIAAAAVNMLAGSVNKDGGMKILPELPKAIDAAEGRSELAVKDFVAYLAGIAADKVAAPEVMMAYEANPVYALPQNTALAPAFEKAGFLVSFSTYMDETASKADLIMPNPTSYERFEDAQTPYGVGAAMLAASAPVAEPLYNSKPTVDVILGVASGLGIDLGYESADAVYQAKAEKAGADWDSLVEGAAYVSDSIESDSIKFAASVLSKAVTMPKGGEIALAPYSKLIFGTPTVAIPPLNVVAISKFELLGKDLVVQVNSKTAKKLGVSEGSKVKLGGAGGECAVRIHINEGVMNDVIAAPLGFGHTAWDAYSSGKGENISKLLTVGTESGTGLSVWTSSFVSIA